CTGGATCACGTAGCGGGTCGAGCCCAGGGGACCAAGCTCCAGGGGTTTGGACAGATAATGCCGGATCAGGACGCCTTCGGTGTTGAAATAATCAACACGGGTCAGACGCAGTCCCTGTCTGGGGTCAATGTTGCGTACGGACAGGGTCACGGCCAGATTGAACGGCCGCTCCTTGTCCCCGATATAAATATGCGAATAAACCGGCACGTACAAAAGCTGGCCCGAGGCCAGCTCGCCGCACCATCCGGTCATTGGCGCCAAGGCCAGAAAAAGAAGCAGCCAGCGCATGGAACCTCCCGATCAGGATTCGACCTCGCCCATGTTCGGAATGAGTTTCTTGGGGCCCTCGGCCTCATACCGAAAAGTATGGCTGAATGGCGTCATGACCTCCAGGGCCTGCTCCAGGGTCGCGCCCTCTTCCATGAGCTTTTCCATCTTGGCCCGCTCGCGCCACATGTCGCCCAACGGATCATGCTCCTTGTTCTTGATGGCTCCCACGACCTTTTCCCAGTCATACGGGTCGGCGTCCTCCTTGCGGACCAGTTCCCAATATTCGTCCTTCTGGCGGGCCTTGTCCGGCCGCGAGGCCGTGGCCTCGTCCAAAATTTCCGTGAACTTTGGCAGATCCTCGTCCCACAGGGAGATAACCGCCTCGGGCTTCTTGAGCACTTCCCCTTCCTTGCACCGATACACCAAATAGCTTCTGGACATGCATTCCTCGTCGTCAAAACGTTGATAAAATTAAAGTCCCATGCGGACCATGGCCATGGACACGGCCGGCCGGCTGTAATCCTGGCGGGTCACCCGGCCCTGGCTCAGGACGCCGATAATACCCTGGGCATACCCAATGCGCGCGTTGTCCGTCAGACCGGCCCGACGCACGGCCGGGTCCAATTCCAAACCTTCGTCCACCACCAAACGGGTCACCTCGTCCGGGAGTTCAAAGGCCGGGCCCAGACCGACATACATCTCAAGGCCGTCATGAATGGCACAGGCCGTCAAATTCATATAGCCGGTGCGGGTCTGGGGCACCGGAATCAGGCCGGACTCCAGGGCCACGGCCAAATCGCACGAACCATGGACAAAGGCGGCCAGGGCCCGGTTTCTGGCGCCGCGCAGGGTTTCATCCAGGCCGATGGGCTGAACCGAAACGCCCGAGTCCACGGCCACGGGCGCGAAGCGGGCGTCTGGAAAACGCGCGATCATGACATCCCGGATGGCGCCGAGCTTGACCGGATTGAGGGAGCCGACGTTGATCAGCATCAGAAGGTAATGACCTGAAAACCCGCGTCCATGTAGCCGCGCATGGACGGATGACCGCTCATGTCACCCACGAGGGCCACGCCGGCCTCGTTCACGGCCTTGTCCACGCCGAGCTTGACCGAACAGGCCTTGCACGCGCCATCAAGCAGGCCCTTTTCCCGGACCTGGGCAAAAAGTCTGGCCAAAGGATGATCCGGCTGGGTCACGGCAGGCACCAGCTGGACCGAGGCCCCTTCCATGACAATCCGCGTCTCGTGGCCGTTGGCGTGCAGATCCAAGGCATTGAGCAGCACGTGAATGAAGCACATGGGGTCTCCGTTGAACACGAACAAGGCTGTTTTCATCGCTCTTCTCCTTTAAAATTTCCGGATCAGGACCACGCCGGCCAGCAGCAGCACCGCGCCCAGCACCCGCAACGCGGACATGGGCTGGGCCGGAATGCCCAGCCAACCGAAATGGTCCATGACCAGGGACATGCCCATCTGCCCGACAATAAACAGGGCCATGACGCTCATGGCCCCCAGCCTGGGCACGGCCACGATGGACATGGTCACGAAAAAGGCGCCCATGGAA
The sequence above is a segment of the Deltaproteobacteria bacterium genome. Coding sequences within it:
- a CDS encoding DUF3124 domain-containing protein, whose product is MRWLLLFLALAPMTGWCGELASGQLLYVPVYSHIYIGDKERPFNLAVTLSVRNIDPRQGLRLTRVDYFNTEGVLIRHYLSKPLELGPLGSTRYVIQEKDTEGGSGANFLVRWESASAMNPPVVESVMIGAKSGQGISFTSQAREITE
- the yjjX gene encoding inosine/xanthosine triphosphatase, producing the protein MLINVGSLNPVKLGAIRDVMIARFPDARFAPVAVDSGVSVQPIGLDETLRGARNRALAAFVHGSCDLAVALESGLIPVPQTRTGYMNLTACAIHDGLEMYVGLGPAFELPDEVTRLVVDEGLELDPAVRRAGLTDNARIGYAQGIIGVLSQGRVTRQDYSRPAVSMAMVRMGL
- a CDS encoding cytoplasmic protein, which gives rise to MKTALFVFNGDPMCFIHVLLNALDLHANGHETRIVMEGASVQLVPAVTQPDHPLARLFAQVREKGLLDGACKACSVKLGVDKAVNEAGVALVGDMSGHPSMRGYMDAGFQVITF